A segment of the Candidatus Methylomirabilota bacterium genome:
CCCGCGCTGGTGCTGTGGGGCGACGCGGACAGGGTGAATCCCGTGGCGTATGCCGAAGAGTGGCAGCGCCGCATCAAGGGCGCGGCCGTGAAGATGCTGCGCGGCGGCCACATGCTGATCCACGAAGCGCCCGAGGCGGCAACCCGGGCGGTGGAGGAGTTCCTGACATGAGTATGATCCTTGGCGGCACGGCGGTCGTGACCGGTGCCGGCTCGGGCATCGGCCGGGCCACGGCCCAAATGCTGGCGACACGGGGAGCGGCGGTAGGCGTGGTGGACCTCGACGAGGCGGGCGCCCGGGAGACAGCCGAACTGATCGCCAAGAAAGGAGGCCGAGCGGTTGCCTTCCGGGCCGACGTAACCCGGGCGGCGGAGCTGGACCGCGCTGTGGACGGGGCCATCACCGCCCTCGGCCCACTCGGGATCCTGGTCAACAACGCCGGCATCCTCGACGGCTATTTCAACGTGGACGAGACGGAAGAAGCCGTCTGGCGGCGGGTGCTGGAGATCGATCTCACCGGCGTCTTCCTCGGCTGTAAGCGCGCGCTACGCGAGATGCTGCCGCGCGGCCGCGGACGCATCGTCAACATGGCCTCGGTGGCGGGGCTCAACGGGACCGGTGGCGGCGCCGCCTACGTGGCGGCCAAGCATGGGGTCGTGGGGCTGACCCGACAGATGGCGGTGGCCTACTCGGCGCGCGGCGTAACCGTCAACGCCGTGTGCCCGGGACCCATCCTGACCGGGCTCCGGCAGCACTCCCAACAGATTCTTGGCCCCGGCACGCCGGACATGAGTAACCGAGGCATCGCGGTCAGCGACGAGCAGGTCCGGGCGGTGGTGCCGGCGGGGCGCCGGGGGGCCGTGGAGGATATCGCCGCGGCGGTGTGCTTCCTGGTCTCCGAGGAGGCGGCCTACATCAGCGGGCACACCCTCGTAGTCGACGGTGGCTGGAGGGCGAAGTGATCACCAAGTTCTCGGTGCTCTACGTGGGACAGATCGAGCTGGACAACATCGGCGGTGACGGCACGCCGGCCGACCAGCGGTGGTACCCGAACGAGCGGCTGGTGGAGGCGTTCTCGACGGCGCGCGACATCGCTCAGACGATGGACGAGCTGGGCTACTACTGCCTGTGGACCGCCGAGCATCACTTCCAGCGGGAAGGCTACGAGGTCTTCCCCAATCTCATCCTGCTCTCGACGTGGCTGGCGACGCAGACGAAGCGGCTCAAGTTCGGCTGCGCCTTCAACATCCTGCCGATGTGGCATCCGATCCGACTCGCCGAGGACTACGCGGTAGCCGACATCCTGACCAACGGCCGGGTGATCTTCGGCGTCGGGCGCGGCTATCACACGCGCGAGGTCGAGACCTTCGGCGCCCCCATGCTGGACAACGCCGCCAACAAGGACCTGTTCGAGGAGCAGATGGAGGTCCTCCTCAAGTGCTTCAACGAGGAGTCGTGGAGCCACCACGGCAAGCATTACGACATCCCGCCGCCGGTCCCCTACCGGGGCTACGAGCTGCGTGAGATCACCTGCGTGCCGCGGCCGATCCACCGCCCGGTGGAGATCTGGCAGCCCATCGCCAGCGGCAAGACGCTGGACTACATCGCCACCCGCGGCATCAAAGGCATGGTGACGCTCAACGGCGAGCGCATCGTCGACCAGATCTTTCACGCCTACCGCGACGCCGCCGGGCGGGCCGGGCGCCGCCTCCAGCTCGGCCAGGATCTCTGCTGGGGCGTCGGGTTCTACTTCGCCGACTCCGAGGAGGAGGCGATCCGGCGTCTCGAGCCCGCCCACGACGAGCGCTACAAGTGGTTCGCCCCCTTCGGCTTCGTGCGCTACGCCGACGAGCAGGGGCGGCCCTGGGGCACGCCCGGCGCGCCCGCCCGCGTGCCGACGCTCCGGGAGGGCATCGCCCAGAAGGCCTGGCTCTGCGGGCCGCCGGCGCGCGCCATCGAGGTCATCAAGGAGTTCGAGGCGAAATATCCCGGGCTCGATCAGATGATGATCCACTGGGCCGAGGGCATCCCCCCGAAGGAGTTCAAGGAGCAGCTGCGCCGCTTCGCGCGCGAGGTGATGCCGGCCTTTCGGCGCTGA
Coding sequences within it:
- a CDS encoding SDR family NAD(P)-dependent oxidoreductase gives rise to the protein MSMILGGTAVVTGAGSGIGRATAQMLATRGAAVGVVDLDEAGARETAELIAKKGGRAVAFRADVTRAAELDRAVDGAITALGPLGILVNNAGILDGYFNVDETEEAVWRRVLEIDLTGVFLGCKRALREMLPRGRGRIVNMASVAGLNGTGGGAAYVAAKHGVVGLTRQMAVAYSARGVTVNAVCPGPILTGLRQHSQQILGPGTPDMSNRGIAVSDEQVRAVVPAGRRGAVEDIAAAVCFLVSEEAAYISGHTLVVDGGWRAK
- a CDS encoding LLM class flavin-dependent oxidoreductase translates to MITKFSVLYVGQIELDNIGGDGTPADQRWYPNERLVEAFSTARDIAQTMDELGYYCLWTAEHHFQREGYEVFPNLILLSTWLATQTKRLKFGCAFNILPMWHPIRLAEDYAVADILTNGRVIFGVGRGYHTREVETFGAPMLDNAANKDLFEEQMEVLLKCFNEESWSHHGKHYDIPPPVPYRGYELREITCVPRPIHRPVEIWQPIASGKTLDYIATRGIKGMVTLNGERIVDQIFHAYRDAAGRAGRRLQLGQDLCWGVGFYFADSEEEAIRRLEPAHDERYKWFAPFGFVRYADEQGRPWGTPGAPARVPTLREGIAQKAWLCGPPARAIEVIKEFEAKYPGLDQMMIHWAEGIPPKEFKEQLRRFAREVMPAFRR